One Algoriphagus sp. Y33 genomic window, CCAGATCGTCCGATTGGTTGGCGAGCTTAAAAAGTCCATACCCTTGGACAAAAACCCAAAGATTTCCTTCCCTGTCAAAATCAATACCCTGGGCATGATAATCCCATATCAATCGACTGTCTATCTTGAGAGGTAGCTGGTTAAACAGTGGCTGTTGGTCCTTTTGTATCAACAGCCCTTTTCCTGCGGTGGCAAGAAAGAGACGATCTGTATCGCCTTTTATCTGGTTGATATTAAAGTTGATTTTTACTTGTTTTCCAAGTGTATGATCAAGTAAGGTTCTGCTTTCAAAGGCTCCTGATTGAAAGTTATAAACACTCAATCCTTTCTTGGTCCCCACCCAGATCCCCGCAGCGTTTTCATAAATACTTACGATGCGATTATTGACGAGTGTTGTAGTATCATTGGGTTGGTTTCGGTATACAAAAAAATTATATCCATCATACCTGTTTAATCCATCGTAGGTGCCAATCCACATAAAGCCCCTCTTGTCTTGGTAAATACCGGTCACAGCATTGTTTGACAATCCCATTTCAATACCAATATACCTCACCTTGAAGTCTTGACTCGCTCTTGCTTCAGCAAAGATGAAATTAGAAACCAGCAAGCAGATAGAAAGAAGAAAAGGACGCAAACTCATAGTTACAAGAACGTATATAGGCACTAAGATTTTCAAGTTGGCATAATATTGCCAAAAAACAAATCAGAAAGCTTATAATGAATACACCGATTCTGATTTTAAAGCCTGGTCTTTCAGTCGGGTTTCTATGACTAGAAATCCATTTAATTAGAGAAAGTGATCAGTACAGCAGTACCCTGATCAATTTTAGAATCCACCGAGACTTTACCTCCGTTCATTTCGACAAAATTCTTCACTGCCACCAGTCCAAAACCGGTACCTTCTATGCCATTGACATTGGATCCTCTAAAAAACGGGGTAAAAACATACGGAAGCTCTTCCTCAGCTATTCCTATTCCAAAATCCCGAACTTCTATTCCAAAGGAATCGGTATTGTCGAATAGTCGTACAATGGGTCTTCGCCTAGTACCTCCGTATTTCAAGGCATTGCCTACCAAGTTAATTATACTGGTTTCAATCAGAAACTTATCCCATTCCACGCTAAATTCACTGTCAATCTCCGAAATAAATTCGACCTCATTGAAATAACCATGGGCTGTTAAAGCTCTTTCTACAAAATTGGCCAAATTGACTTTTTCCTTTTTCAAAGCAGGGCTGTTATTGACAAATCGCTCGTAATCCAGAGAATGGATTACCAGCTTGTGAAGATTTTCCAGCTCACGTTCAATTTTCTCATAATGAACCTTCATCTTGGCGACTTTGGCAGAACTAGGCAGATTATTCAAGTAATATTTTGAAAGCTCCATACTGGATATGATTGTTGACAAAGGCGTTTTGAATTCATGGGAAACGATATTCATAAAATCGGAAACAAATGAATTGAACTGTTTTTCTTTCTTGAGCGATCTAATAAGCCGCTGTTCGAAGTCCATTTGGGTAGAGACATCCCTTATTACCGCAATCACCTTTTGATTGCTGCCTTCATGAAGAATATTGACGTTCGATTCCACCCAATATTCTCCATCTTTTTTGATATCCAACTTCAGTCGAGATCTATATCGCTCCTCGGACAATCTGAATTCCGGACTTATTGTCTTGGTCAATAGGATGCTAATCTTTTGTTGAATTTCCTCCGCCCTAATTCCCTCTTCAAAAAACTGGGAAGCTGAAGGAGATATAAATTCAAAATCAGACAGCCCGTTCATTACCACGATCAGATCCGGGCTGTGATCGGCAACCTCAGCCAGTATTCTGGCTTTTACCATAGACTCCTTCTCAAATCTAATCTTATCCTGCTCAGACTTAAAGGCCTCAATTATTACCGAATAGGTAGACACAAATGGTTTCAAGTCAGAAAGATCCTGCTCCGTAAACCCTCCTGCTTTATTGCCAAGCCCAATCAAACCTATAACCGTTTTCCCTTTGAAAATGGGGACTCCCAGAAAATTGTTGACTGTAGGGTGACCGGGAATATGCTTACCCTTGGTATGAGGATTCGAGGGTGGATTATTTTCCAGAATAATTTTAGACTCCACTATGCAGGCTCCGAATAGATTGTCTAAGTGGCGGAACAGAAAATCATCTTTTATATGATTGTGGTACAACCTAGCTGCCGCTTCCCCTTGCCGGGAAAAATCAGTAGCCGCATGAATCTTTAAAACCTTTTTATCATCCTCATCAGAATTTACTTTGCCCACAAAACCAAGCTTGGCATCTATTACATTCAGAATATTAGTTAACAACAAGTCATAGGGATTGGCTCCTTCGGATTGGGCCAAAAAATGAGTCTGAATTTCCAATACCTGGGACAGCAATTCATTTGTACGTGTCAGTTTCTCTTCAGTAGCTTTCTGAATTGAAATATCTTTCAGGTTACAGAGGATCAATACCTCCTTTTCCGGAATGGTTTTATATAAAATCAGTTCATACCAAGTACCTGCCTTATTACCCAAATAAAGCTTCGCCTCAATCGAAAAAGTAGAGCTCCCTGTACTCATTACCCACTCCATCACTTCTTTGAATTGGGATTCATGGACGAAAAAGTCTTGTACGGCAAATCCTGATACTAATTCCGAAACCTGTTGGATTAAAAGTGGCCTTAAAGCAGCATTCACAACCACCGCACGTGTAAGTCCCTGATCAAACAGAATAGCAGGATTTTCCATCTTCTCAATGATCTCCACTAAAGCATGCAAGGATACCTCAAAAATATTATTTCTGTCCAAAAAATTGAGCACGGAGTGGAAGGTGTCATTGTGATGATTTACCCAACTCAATTCATTTATCAGAAAGTTCTTGCCCTCCCAATGGATCGTATAATTAAAAAACTGGTCACCTTTTTCGTGAAAGTTTCTAGATATATGGTAATTTCGATCAACAGAATTAGATTTAGTGAATTTTTCAAAATCATCCAGAGTTTTTGCGATAGAGGTGAAATCTTTACCAAAACGCTTACATATTCTGTCGCTCACTTTGAGTAACCGCCTTGATTTTATATCGAAAACTAAATCTTCATTCTCAAAAATTGTAAGTTGTGGTTTATGCTCGCCCATCTTATGATTATTATCTTTTAGAAGCCCAACATTAATAAAAGCCAATATTTAATGTATTTTGAATTAATTTAAATTCATTCAGGCAAAATATGATTAAAACATCTACAAAGACCAGAATATTATTGGTTGAGGACAATTTAAACCTTTCTGAGAATCTCAAAGAAATCCTAAGTCTTCAGGGATATGAAATCTTGGAGATATTGGAGGAAGCTGAGACTGCCTTGGTAATCATCGAAGAAGCTGCTCCGGACTTGGTATTAGTGGATATCAAGCTAAAAGGCAACAAAACCGGGATTGAACTGGCAGAGGAACTACGGTTGAGCATGGATATTCCCATTGTTTTTCTTACCTCAGCCTCAGGTTCTGATGTGGTCAATAGAGTAAAACATATTCGTCCTGAAGGATTTATCTCCAAACCTTTCACTACCAACTCATTGGTCACTGCAATAGAACTGGCAATAGAAAATCACAAAAGCAGGTCAACTAATATTTATAAACCGGACAAAGATGTCGTTTCAGATTTATTTATCCGGGAAAATGGTTGGCTCAAGAAAATCATGATCAATGACATTCACTGGATAAAAGCCGAAGGCACATACACTCACATTTATGTCAAGGGAAAACAGTACACCTTGCGCAACACTGTAAAGGATCTGATGCAGAAGCTCCCATATGATCAGTTCTCAAGAATCCATAAATCTTTTATTATAAATATGAAAAAGATTGAAGCCTTCAGTTCTACTACCGTGAAAATCGAAGATAGCGAAATTCCTATTGGGCGAAAATATTACCAAGCTCTCTTGAAAAATATCAACAAACTTTCAAATTGATCCATCTTCCCATCCCAACATGATTTTTACACAAGTTTACTGAATACTGCCTAAAGACTTTAGTATCTACCGAATGGGCCAATTCAATGACCTCCTCGCTTAATGTTATTGGTTACGATTTTAGCATCTATCTATGCCAAGAAAATTTCACTTCCACTTAAACGCAAAATATGAAGTCGGCTGATCAAAAGAATTGCGGATACCATGAAATAATCGGGATTCTATAAAATAAAAGTCACCTTCTGTGGCACTGTACTCTTTGCCGGCTATGGTCATGGAAGTCTCGCCGGAAATCATCAGTATAATCTCTGTCTCGTCATGTGCATGCGGCTCGTGGCTCGGGCCTTTTTTATCCAACGTAGTCACATGCATCTCCAATCGCTCACACATTGCTGTAGGTCTATCGAAATAGGCTCTACTCCCTCCTATTTCACTAGGCTTGAAAGCAAGCGAATCAGCATTTATCATCAAGGATCCACCCGATGCAGTACCTCTTGCTACGTCCATCTGTTTCTTGGAACGAAATCTAATCACATAATAAGTAAGTGGGGTATCGCCTACATTTTTTAAGGAATGCAATTGCATAGGCATCAATGAAAGCACACCATTGGTTCCCAGAATCGTACTTTTCCCCGCTATCGTCACTTCCATTACTCCTTCTTTGACGATGACAAGTTCTTCAATATCCTCATTTGCATGTGCTGTACTAGGTTTGGCACCAACATCCTGCGTAGTAGCATGCATTTCCAAGTATTCAAAATGTGCGGAAACACCTTCAAGTATCGGCCTTCCTACTCTATCTCCATTGGGAACAACTTTATGGTCTTGCCATTTGAAAACACCGGATTTTACAGGCAGGAGCTGAGCTGAGGCAGAAAATGTCATAAGGCAAAGGATAGAAGCAAGTGTAAATTTCATAATAAATCCCTAAATGATATCATACTAAAAATGAGCAACTGTAATCAAATTTGACCTAGGTAAGCATCATGGCAAGCAATTGAGCCGACTTAAGCCAAGGCAAATAAAATTAAGCAAACACCAAACTAATTACTGAAATTTAAAGACAAATCATAACCTTATATGATTTTATTCCGTCCTATTTCCTTCAAACCAAATTTCATTTATACACTTTCCTTATCAAACCCAACACGTATGAAAATCTTTGCTTTACTCTTTACATTGGCATTTACAGCATTTTCTTTTGCTCCGGAAGTTGCAACAGTAAATACTGCTGAAAGCACCATCACCTGGACAGCCAAAAAAGTTACCGGTCAACATCATGGAAAAGTACCTATCACCTCCGCTACGTTGGATTATCAAAATAACAGAATACTTGGCGGAACATTTGAGATGGATATGACAAGCCTGACAGTAGAAGATATTACCGATACAGGTATGAACAAAAAGTTAACCGATCACCTAAAGTCTGATGATTTTTTCTCAGTGGAAAAGCACAACAAATCAAACTTTAAAATCACCGAAGCAAAAACCGGCAATGGGAAAGATTATGAAATCACCGGCGATCTCACCATCAAAGGCATCACCAAGCCGGTGAGCTTTCCCGCTATAGTGGTCGTAAGTGGGGGTAAGATCACAGCTACGGGAAAATTGACTTTTGACAGGACTCATTATGACATCAAATTCCGTTCAGGCTCTTACTTCGAAAATCTTGCAGACAAGATGATCTACGATGATGTGGAACTAGACGTGAAATTAGTTGCGAGTGAGTAATCTTTGAGTTATTACTACAAGAAAAGGCCGGGAAATCCCGGCCTTTTCTATTTTAAAGTCTTATCAGATAAGGATTTTAGCTATTGACAAAAGTAACTTAACTTATAAAAAGCTCTATAGATGATGTATTATCGGTCATCACACACCTCGCACCCGACTCTCTAAATATCCCATTTCACTGTGAACAGCCCATATCTCGGCTGAACTAAATAAGAATAGGTACTGATCAGATTTTCTGTAAAGCTATCTCTGCGGATAGATTTTGTATCCAGAATATTCCAAACAGTCACCCTAAATTCCCATGGACTTGACTTGCCCTGATAACTTATAAATGCATTGAAAAAATCAAACTCACTTTTGCTTTGTGCTGCTTTATTGAAATAAGCATTGTAGGTATAATCCGCATTCAATTTCAATCCTTTCCAGATATCCCAGTCAACTTCAATTTTCGGACTGTGGGTATCAAAGGTATTCTTTGCATAGGTGGACTTGTAGAAGTTCTGATCCCAAGTGTAGCCCAGATCAACTTCCACGGTTTTCAAAAATGTGCTGGTAAACTTAAAGAAGTACGAATGCGCAAACTGACTGTTCTTAATCAGATTTTGATCTACCAGACTGTTGGTAGCATAGGTATTCCAATTACCTCCCCCGCTTATTTTGAAGGATTGGAATCTTTTATCTGCCTGTAAACTGCCTGTCAGGCTTTCATTAATTGGATCAATATTTTGAATGCTCACAAGGCGATTGATTCCCATAAAATTAGTGGTATTGACCAAATCATGATGCTTTCTTGACCAAGTCAGATTTCCGAAAAGATTGAGTGAGGAGAAGAAGTCAAAATGAGTATAGTCAAGAGTTTGGGTGAAAAACAAACCATTGTCCAATTGCCTGTTTCCTCTGAAAATCGAATTGTAATCCGAAAACACCAACCCTTGGGCGAGCTTCTGAATATCCATGAAATTCGCCTGGCTGCTGAATCGATACGTTAGGGAGCGATTGGATTTGACATCCCATTTGGCATACATCCCGGGAAGAAGTAACAGTTTATCATTACTCCATTCATCTTCCATTTGCATATCATTCCAGGCGTATCTGTGTAGATATATCGAAGGGCTGATTACCACCGACTTCCATTTGGTCTTGTAGGTCATACCGAGATACAAATCCTGAAAGTTAAACCGGGAATCATTTTCAAACTCCTCCAGATCAGCTTCTTCCGATGCATCAGCTTGTTCTGTACTTCCAACTAACTCTTGACGGGTATCAGTATATCCCAAACTCCAGTTGATATGATTGGTTGGATTGAGAATCAGATAGTAATTAAATGCCCCTTCTATGGTTCGGGTTTTGATGTCCTGATTTTGAAGAAAACGATACATTTCACGATCCAGCATTGATACCAGTCCATTAAAAGGCTTTTGATTAGTAGTCAACTCATAGAGCGGATTCCGGTATTTTTTCTCCCAATTCACTTCAATGGAAAAGACCCTTATTTCCGAAGGAGCATGATACCACTCCCCTTTCTGCTGAATGGTATAAGGCTGTCTACTTTGGTAGCTGGTAATTTGCTGGCGGATTTGCCCAAAATCAGAATCCTGAAAGTTCTGATTGGCGATATCTGCCACCTTTCCAAAAACACTGTATTTCACATATGTCTCTTCCTTGGGAGTATATGTCACCGCATACTTCATCAGCCCCGATTTATTTTCTACTACACTCGCTGAAGTGAGTGTTTCCTGATTATTTCCATCAGTTCTCAAATAGGTCCGCTGGGATGAAGAACCCAATTTGTTTTTGGAAGCAGATCCGATGACGAAGCCAGAATGCCTCCATTTGGAATTTGGATTATAATTCAGATTCACAGCGGCCAGGTCAGTTCTTAAGTCCAGCGCATTATTCCGCTGTGCCATTGGAATTCCAAGATCTTCCGAACTTACACTCAGCGAGGAGCCCGACTTTCCTGCCAAATCTGCCAATCCTCCACTAAACCTAAAATAATCCTGTAGGGTAAAAGCCAGCTCACCCACATTATTGGCATCGGCGATCAGATTGAGATTCACCTTAGGTGAGTAATAAAAAGTATTGGCATGACCGAAATACCGTTCTTCCGGTCCAGCCCCTGCTGTCAAGTCCCCAAACACCAAATTCTTTTTACCATCTTTCAGCTGAATGTTGAGCGCCAGACTCTCGTCATTATCCAGACCACGCACTGGAGCTATTTCATTAAAGTTTTTCAGCACCTGTACCCGGTCTACCGCATTAGCAGGAAGGTTTTTTGTAGCAAGTTTGGTGTCGCCGTCAAAGAAATCCTTGCCGTCCACCGTCACTTTGTCCACCTTTTTGCCCTGCACTTTCACTTCCCCATTATCATCCACTTCGAATCCTGGCAGCTTTTCCAACACATCCTTAAGCTTTCGCTCCGTACCTGTAGTAAAGGCATCTGTTTTATAAGTCAGTGTATCGCCCTGCATGGTGATGGGCAATTCGGTTATAACCTCCACCTGATCCAGCATAGTTTCATCCTGACTCAGAATGATTTTTAACTGATCCCGGTCTTTCCATTCGGTTAGTTGAAGTTCAAATTGCTTGTATCCTACAAAGGAAACCCGAAGTAAATAATCCGAGCCTGGTGCCAAGCCTATTTTGAATCTCCCCTCCCCATCAGTGATACTAAAGCCACCTATCTTCTGAGTAGTCTGATTCACAGCCACCACATTTGCATAAGCAATCGGCTGATTTAGGCTGTCTAAGACTTGGCCGATCAGATTTTTATTTTGGGAAAAAGAAGGAAAAGCAATTAGAAGAAGAAAGCCGATCACGGCAAATCGCTTTAGAAATACCATGTGAATAGTGTTCTGAGTGATCAATTTCCAATTTTGATTATCATCTGATTGCCTTCTCCTGGCTTACCGGAATACCGCTTCATCATCTCCTGCATTTTTTCCTCAGAAAGTGCCTGGTAATCTTTACTACTGATGAGTTCTCCTTTTCTAGGAGTTTCTATTTGCACCGGATCAGTAGGATTCAGTACAATCCGTTCGGCGATATACGTCATCCCGTTGTTTTGCAGCTCAAGAATCAATCCCGGCAAGCCCCAGAAATCATCGGGTCCATGACTTACGGGAATCTGCGTGGTAAACCAAGCCGTCACATTCACGGTGTCTTTGGTTGTTTCCATTTCATCCTGTCCCATAGAGAAAACCTTGCTGTCGATTATTCTAGAATAGACAGCTTTTTGACAGGTATAGTCGCCGATCAGCTTGCTTTCTCCGGTCAATTCCCAATCGTAGGTTTTCAGACTGTCATTCACCAAAAAGCCCCTTCCCATCAAATCCTCCTCCTTGATGTACTTTTGCTCTGCTAGATTCTTATACAGGAGTCTATCCTGATGATATTCATAGCATAAATATCTTCCGGGGCTTAAATGCCGCTGACAGTATCAGCAATCTCAAAATGCTGACCAATCAGATCATCATTTCGATCACAAGGGATTCACTGGATTTTGACAAAATCAGTACACTGGTAAAAGAAGAATTGGATAGAAGAGAAATCACGATCAATTATGGATTGCTTCATTACGAGCGTGACACCATAGCGGGGTCTTTTAATTATCCTGCTTTGACTGAAATGCCTTTTTCCACCGTATCCAAATCGACTTTTTTGCCTCGCGGCCAAAAGCTGGAAATGTATTTTGAAAATACAGCACTTACCGTCCTGAAGCGTGGAATGATTGATATCCTACTGTCTGTGATCTTCTTACTGATCATAGCGGGAGCATTTTACTATCTCTACCAAACCATCAAAAACCAGAAAGAAATCGCTGAGATCAAGGAAGATCTGATCGGAAATATCACCCATGAATTTAAAACCCCGATTGCTACCTCGCTATCTGCGATAGAAGGAATAGAGCAATTCAATCCTGAAAACAATCCTGAAAAAACCAAAAAATACCTTGGGATATCCAAAGAGCAACTACTCAAATTGAATTTTATGGTGGAAAAACTGTTGGAAACCGCCACATTGGATTCAGAGCAATTAATATTGAAAAAGGAGTCCATTGATCCTATCCCTGTGCTAAGATCTTTGGTTCAGAAATACCTGACTTTGTCACCTGACAAAGAAATCGAACTCGTGGTCCCTACCAAAGTCTCACCTATTCCAGTCGATCCTTTTCACTTCGAAAATGTGATTTCCAATTTACTGGACAATGCGCTAAAATACGGCGGTGAAGAAGTTAGAGTTACACTAGATCAAGGTTTGACTACCCGTATCCGAATTTGGGATAATGGAGGAAATATTAGTTCTGATCAAAAGGAACGGGTTTTTGAACAGTTTTATAGAATCCCGAAAGGAAATCTCCATGACGTAAAGGGCTTTGGAATAGGACTATACTATGTGAAGAAAATAGTAGAAAAGCATGCCGGGAAAATTGAATTGGAGTCCTCCACAAAAAGTACATCTTTTATCACCATATGGCCAGGAGCATAATCAAAATTTTATTGGCAGAAGATGAAATGGCGCTAGGCATGATCATACAAGAAAGTCTGGGAACCCGGGGCTTTCAGGTGGCACTTTGCCCCGACGGACAGCAGGCCTGGGACAGCTATCAGAATTCCAAACCCGATGTGCTGGTCCTGGATGTGATGATGCCAAAAAAAGATGGGTTTACACTGGCAGAGCAGATTCGGAAAACAGATCCGTACACCCCGATTATTTTTCTAACCTCTAAATCCCAGACTGAGGATGTGCTCAGGGGCTTTGGGCTAGGGGCAAACGATTATGTGAGAAAGCCCTTCAGCATGGAAGAACTGATCGTACGAATCAAAGCCCAAATGGACCGGCAGCAGCTGCGTAAAAACCAGTCCGACTGGCTAACACTCGGAAAGTATGAATTCCATCCGACCAAGCAACTTTTAAAGCTTGAAAATGAAGAACTGCATCTCACTGCCAGAGAGTCGCAACTGCTGGAAATCCTGTTGGAAAATGCCAATCAAGTCACCGACAGAAGCCTTATACTCATCCAGATTTGGGGATCGGATGATTTCTTCAATGCCCGTAGCATGGATGTATTTATTACTAAGCTTCGTAAAAAACTCCAGAATGATCCTCAAATCCAGATTATCAATGTGAGAGGATTTGGGTATAAGTTGGTTTGCTAATTAACCTATTATCCCACTCTGGTCTGTATCTATCAGACCATCTGTTCAATTTCCTATCCGAAATTTACTTTCTCTCTATGGGTGCACAGACCGATACAGCTTTTTGTCTTAACATCTTTTAAAGTCCAACCCATAGAATTAACCCTCCAAACTTCTCGTTGTAATACCGAAGAGAATCTTAACCCTAACAAGATTTTGTGTGGAAAAAAGTCGGAGGAAAGGCTGCATGGATTTTAAGGAATAAAAGCCATGCAGTCCCTCTGCACCACGCGATGCTTTATCAACTAGAATAAACTCGTTAAGAGAGTAAAAAAAGCCAATGAAATTTCATCCATTGGCCTTTAGTTTCTATCTGAAAAGATTATTTATCATCCAATTATATTTGCATCATCATCCCATTCGATGATCGTACCTCTATCTTCGGGCTTCAGGTATTGAGGTATGTATTTTTCCTCTAATTTGAATCCATGTTTATCCATCACTTTCTGAGGCACACCGTCCCAAGCATTCGGGGTATTTCCTACATAGCCAATATACTTCCAGCCAGCCTCAGTGGAGAAATAACCTGAGCAGGTAAGATTGCGAAGCATATTAAACCAACGAACAGCTCCTTCATATTCAGGAGTTGCCTTGTCCGGCCAGGCAACCTCATCCACAATTGTGATCACTTCTGATTCACTTAGTTCATTGAAGGATTTTCCGAATTTCTCATCTGCTTCATAATCCAACCACATCAAACCTCCACGCATCGGAGTTTGATTTCCAGGCTGATCCTTCATCATAAACTCCATAAAATCCACCACTCCTACTTCTGTAGCGGCAGGGGATTCATCGTCTTTGGGCAGTATAATGTCCACCAGAGTACTAAGCTTTTTTCGCTCCTCCTCAGTGAAGAATGTTTCTGAAAGCAACTCTTGATCTCTTTGCTTTTCCTCCTCAGTTCTTCCGCCTATGGTACCCCCTGATAACAAAGCCCGCTCAGGCAATGCTTGTTGCTCCGGAGAACAGCCCGTCAATAATAAACCTGTACCGACAGAACCGGTAAAGAGCAGTTTTAGGTTTTCTCTTCTGTTCATGGTTTAGATATTTTTCTTTTTCAATTCAGAAACAATGTAATCGGAGGTTCTCCAGGCCAAGGCCAAAATTGTCCATGTCGGATTTTTATCCGCCTGAGACACAAAAGGTCCCGCATCCACTACAAACAGGTTGTCGCAGTCATGAGCTTGACAATTCGAGTTCAACACCGAAGTAGAAGGATCATCACCCATCCGTGTAGTTCCTACTTCATGTATAATTCTTCCCGGGGCCAATAGGCCATATTTAGTTTCCGGACCCGGTTTAGATCCAAGGAGAATACCACCGGCTTCTGTCAAAATCTCCTCAAAGGTATCGTGCATGTGTTTGGCCTGTTTTACCTCCTGGTCAGTCCAGTTGTAGTTGAATCTCAATACAGGTATCCCATACTTATCTACTGTATTTGGGTCGATTTCACAGTAGTTATCATACATAGGCACACTTTCACCTCTGCCCGACATTCCCAAAGTAGAGCCATAGAGTCTACGGATATCTTTTTTCATACCTATTCCATACCCCCCATTCTGGCTTGGCTCACCAAACTCATCCTTGATATACTGGCGCATGGAATTCATACTTCCACCACTTCCATAGGCCGGCTGGCTCATTCCGCCCCAGTACTCGATGTGGTATCCTCTGGCAAAATCCAACTTTTTGTTGTCTCCCCACCAAGGTGTATACATATGCATGCCACCTACTCCATCTTCATTATATCGCTCACGGTCCATTAAGTTTGGCACTATAGCCATACGGTCAGTTCCGGTAGAATCATGCAGGTATCTTCCTACCATTCCTGAGCTGTTTCCCACACCATTCGGGTGAGTTTTGGATTTGGAATTCATCATGATTCTAGCCGACTCACATGCAGAAGCTCCCAATACCACTACGCTGGATTTCAACTTATACTCCTTCATGTCAACCTTACTGACAAAGGAGACGCCCGTGGCTTTACCGCTATCATCCGTAGTGACTTTTCTCACCATAGAATGGGTGTAAAGATCCACTTTCCCTTTTTTCATCGCAGGATGGACCAAGCAGGTACCAGCAGAGAAATCCGCATATACTTGACAGGCTCTATTACACTGACTACAGAAAAAGCATACTCCCCTTTCTTCATTGATAGGACGGGTAAGCATGGACAGACGCGCCGGTATCATTGGAACACCGATTTTGTCAGCGCCTTTTTTCATATAGAGCTCGTGCAGGCGAGGCTTGGGAGGAGGTAGAAAGAAACCATCGGGCTCATTATAAATCCCCTCTTTGGTACCAAATACACCGATAAGTTTGTCTACTTTATCGTAGTAAGGCTTTAAATCCTCGTATCCGATGGGCCAGTTATGACCAAGTCCGTCGATGCTTGCGCGTTTGAAATCATTGGGCCCAAACCGCAGGGAAATACGTCCCCAGTGATTTGTTCTTCCTCCGACCATTCTGGACCGGAACCAATCAAACTCAGTTCCATTTTTTCTGGTATAAGGCTCTCCTTCTATATCCCATCCTCCTATAGCCGCATCAAAGTCTCCAAAAGGACGGATACGTGTACTTGCCCCTCTTCTTGGAGATTCCCACGGTGGTCTAAGTTGTGTCCGGTCTTCATCTTTGGCAGGATCAAAATCGCCGCCCGCTTCTACCACGGCAACAGAAAGGCCTGCCTCAGAAAGAATTTTGGAGGCCATGCCTCCTCCAGCTCCTGAACCCACAATAATCACATCATAGGCTTCACCGGAATTTTTGATTTGAAAACTCATTAG contains:
- a CDS encoding GMC family oxidoreductase, encoding MSFQIKNSGEAYDVIIVGSGAGGGMASKILSEAGLSVAVVEAGGDFDPAKDEDRTQLRPPWESPRRGASTRIRPFGDFDAAIGGWDIEGEPYTRKNGTEFDWFRSRMVGGRTNHWGRISLRFGPNDFKRASIDGLGHNWPIGYEDLKPYYDKVDKLIGVFGTKEGIYNEPDGFFLPPPKPRLHELYMKKGADKIGVPMIPARLSMLTRPINEERGVCFFCSQCNRACQVYADFSAGTCLVHPAMKKGKVDLYTHSMVRKVTTDDSGKATGVSFVSKVDMKEYKLKSSVVVLGASACESARIMMNSKSKTHPNGVGNSSGMVGRYLHDSTGTDRMAIVPNLMDRERYNEDGVGGMHMYTPWWGDNKKLDFARGYHIEYWGGMSQPAYGSGGSMNSMRQYIKDEFGEPSQNGGYGIGMKKDIRRLYGSTLGMSGRGESVPMYDNYCEIDPNTVDKYGIPVLRFNYNWTDQEVKQAKHMHDTFEEILTEAGGILLGSKPGPETKYGLLAPGRIIHEVGTTRMGDDPSTSVLNSNCQAHDCDNLFVVDAGPFVSQADKNPTWTILALAWRTSDYIVSELKKKNI